The Prunus persica cultivar Lovell chromosome G8, Prunus_persica_NCBIv2, whole genome shotgun sequence genome includes a region encoding these proteins:
- the LOC109950838 gene encoding uncharacterized protein LOC109950838 has product MKPCLGPFTERILNYHQEKDIQPLRIAFYTGQEDPLTHIRSFQSALGCKGLNVEGMCLFFPSTLNGVALNWFYWLNPRTINFFDSLKQTFLDHFMIQTNRLYSADDLYMLRQGEDEPLREYAACFSHEYSCCPVTDNRDAYGAFKSGLRESNFRYLVHSNPWNTYTELMKQAVAHAKAEYFNSKHGLTNSSRSTFGHPLLASTPTPAKPHHSASAPDNQSTQHPKRKDGY; this is encoded by the coding sequence ATGAAACCATGCCTTGGCCCTTTCACTGAACGTATCCTCAACTATCATCAAGAGAAGGACATTCAGCCGCTCCGCATTGCCTTTTACACAGGCCAGGAGGATCCCCTCACCCATATCCGCTCTTTTCAGTCTGCCCTAGGATGCAAAGGCCTCAATGTTGAAGGCATGTgcctctttttcccttctacACTCAATGGCGTTGCTCTGAACTGGTTCTATTGGCTGAACCCACGAACTATCAACTTCTTCGACAGCTTGAAGCAAACCTTCCTGGACCATTTTATGATCCAGACTAATCGCTTGTACTCTGCAGACGACTTGTATATGCTTCGACAGGGTGAGGACGAACCCCTTCGGGAGTATGCCGCCTGCTTCAGCCACGAGTATTCCTGCTGCCCAGTGACAGATAACCGAGATGCTTACGGAGCTTTCAAAAGTGGTCTTCGTGAATCAAACTTTCGCTATCTTGTCCATAGCAACCCGTGGAACACTTACACCGAACTCATGAAGCAGGCAGTAGCACATGCAAAGGCCGAATACTTTAACTCCAAGCATGGCCTAACGAACTCGTCACGGAGCACTTTTGGTCATCCCCTGCTTGCTTCAACACCCACCCCAGCCAAACCTCACCATTCTGCTTCTGCCCCCGATAATCAGAGTACCCAGCATCCCAAGAGGAAGGATGGCTACTAG